In Anthocerotibacter panamensis C109, the sequence CAGCCAACTCACGATCCAGTTCCTGGTAGGGCAGTTACCGCGCCTGGAATATCTGGCCCGAGTCGATACTGTTCAGTTCGGCAACAAGTCCTCTGGGGCCTACACCCTCCCCGAACTCTTCGACCTCTCGCTGGCAGTGGACCGAGCCTTGGCGACCGCAGACGGGGTGGTAGTGACCACGGGTACGGACACGATGGAGGAGATTGCCTATTTCCTCGACCTGACGGTGCGCAGCCCCAAGCCCGTCGTGGTCACGGGGGCGATGCGACCCTGGACGGTGATTGGCACCGATGCCCCAGCCAATCTCTACAATGCCATCCGCCTTGCCGCCAGTGGCCGGACCCGCTCTTTCGGCACTGTCGTGATGCTCAACGATACGATCCAACTTGCCCGAGAAGCTACCAAGACCAACAGCACCCGCCTCGACACGTTTCAGTCGCCGCAGTTGGGCCTTGTCGGCTATATCGACCAAGAGCGCATCCGTCTCTACCGCGCCCCAGCCCGCGCCCTACGTCAGAGCACTTGGCAGACACCCTTTGATCTGAGCCAGATCTCGCGTGAAAAGCTGCCCCGCGTCGAGATCGTCTACTCCTATCAAGATGCTGGAGGCGAGGCCATTGATGCCTTTGTGCAGGCCGGTGTCGCAGGAATGGTCACCGCTGGGACGGGCGGCGGCGGGATTTCAGAGGCACAGCAGCAGGCTCGTACCCGAGCGGTGGAGAAGGGCGTCATCTTTGTCGCTACTACCCGCACCGGCTCAGGGGGCAACTACAACGACGGGAAAAACCTCCTGGCAGGCGACAACCTCAATCCCCAACACGCCCGTATCTTCTTGCTGTTGTCTCTCGCCTTTAGCCGGGAGGTCAAACAGATCCGCCAATGGTTCCAGGACTATGCCGCCCCGCAGGTAGAGCTTCCACCCCAGCTTGCAGGTTTGACGCCCTAGCCTCCTGAAGACCCGTGCGTAGGTTATCTTGTGAACTATTAACTGTCTTGTGCGTCCTTCTTCCCTTACTAAAAAGGAGCTTTCACGATGTTTGAGGAATTTAAAAAATTTATCGTGCGCGGCAATGTCCTGGATTTAGCCATTGGGGTCATTATCGGTGGTGCTTTTGGCAAAATTGTTGCTTCTCTAGTCGATGATATGATCATGCCACCAATCGGATTGGTGCTAGGTAAGACTGACTTCAGCAGTCTATTTCTCAATCTATCGAGCACAGACTACAAGACGCTGGCTGAAGCTAAAGCAGCAGGTGCTCCCACGCTCAACTACGGCTTATTTATCAATACTATTATCAACTTTCTGATTGTAGCTCTGGCGATTTTCTTCTTCATTCGTACCATCAACCGCTTCCAGGCTCCAGCGCCTGCTGAACCCGTCACCAAAGAATGTCCCTACTGCCTGTCCAGTATCCCTATCAAAGCTACCCGTTGCCCCCACTGCACTTCCGATCTAAACGTTACGTAGCAG encodes:
- a CDS encoding asparaginase — its product is MIRLVGPALDRSVVKQHSVLPYLLLLVLMLLGGLPITSAGAQQSQDVPPDPVTLPQVTVIGTGGTIAGVSTHKTSFQDYRASQLTIQFLVGQLPRLEYLARVDTVQFGNKSSGAYTLPELFDLSLAVDRALATADGVVVTTGTDTMEEIAYFLDLTVRSPKPVVVTGAMRPWTVIGTDAPANLYNAIRLAASGRTRSFGTVVMLNDTIQLAREATKTNSTRLDTFQSPQLGLVGYIDQERIRLYRAPARALRQSTWQTPFDLSQISREKLPRVEIVYSYQDAGGEAIDAFVQAGVAGMVTAGTGGGGISEAQQQARTRAVEKGVIFVATTRTGSGGNYNDGKNLLAGDNLNPQHARIFLLLSLAFSREVKQIRQWFQDYAAPQVELPPQLAGLTP
- the mscL gene encoding large conductance mechanosensitive channel protein MscL, producing MFEEFKKFIVRGNVLDLAIGVIIGGAFGKIVASLVDDMIMPPIGLVLGKTDFSSLFLNLSSTDYKTLAEAKAAGAPTLNYGLFINTIINFLIVALAIFFFIRTINRFQAPAPAEPVTKECPYCLSSIPIKATRCPHCTSDLNVT